From Salmo salar chromosome ssa09, Ssal_v3.1, whole genome shotgun sequence:
tggggaaagggtaccaaaacatttctgcagcattgaaggtccccgataacacagtggcctccatcattaaatAAAAGAAGTTTGGGTGGTTTgagcactgaatgctgattggctgaaagccatggtatatcagaccatataccacaggtatgaacaaaaaatattttttattgttctaattacgttggtaaccagtttataatagcaataaggcacttcgggggtttgtggtatatggtcaatataccacggctccGCGTCGCGTTGTGCATAAGGacaccatggctaagggctaaattagccatataccacacacccCGTGCCTAATTGCTTAATGAAGCCAGGTTGAATTTCTACTACTTTCAAACTGCCTCTATTCTGTTCTTTCCAGCCTCTTCTCCGAGTGCCTTAATTCCAAGATCTCTTAGTTACTACTGCATATAGTCTATGGTGCATTGGCTCAGCAGAATGCACCTCTTTATATCTATGGTCTCTCTGGTAGGCCAAAATACCAGATTGTCATGTTACTTTAACCCTGTTCAGATCAGTGTGGAAGTGTCCCTAGTAGTAGTTTTATCAATGCACTGTCAATCTACTTtttctcagttggtagagcatggcgcttgtaatGCTAGGGTAGCGGTTTTGATTCCTGGGAACACGcagatgtaaaatgtatgcaagcACGACTAAGTTCCTTtgaataaaagcatctgctaaatgagagAGCGCAAATAGACACATCCAAAACCACTAATGCGCTTAAAATTGGTCTGTGTCACATGTATAATGGAGTGAAACAAAccacactgaataaaaatataaacgcaacatgtaaagtgttggtcccatgtttcatgagctgaaataaaagatcccagaaattttccacatgcacaaaaagctttctctcaaatgttttgcacaaatctgtttacatccctgttagtgagcatttctcctttgccaagataatccatccacctgacctgtgtgacatatcaagaagctgattaaacagcgagatcattacacaggtaatgtccaccagaactgttgccagagaattgaatattaatttctctaccataaacagcgagatcattacacaggtgcaccttgtgctggggtaaATAAAacaccactaaaatgtgcagttgtcacaacacaatgccacagatgtctcaagttgagggagcgtgcaattggcatgctaactgcaggaatgtccaccagagcggttgccagagaattttgtgttgatttctctaccataagctgcctccaatgacatttaaaaaaaattggcagcatgtccaactggcctcacaatcgcagaccacgtgtaaccacgccaaccaaggaactccacatccagcttcttcacctgcatgaTCGCCTGAGGAGAGGtggtgaggagtatttctgtctgtaataaagcccttttgtgggataaaactaattctgattggctgggtctggcCCACCTGTGGCTGCAGCCCtgcccagtaatgtgaaatccatagattagggcctaatgaatttctttcaattgactgatttccttatatgtaagtcatgaaattgttgcatgttgtgtttatatttttgttcagtataattaaaTCCCTTGAATACTTTGTCCATTTCCTCACTTTTTTTTGTTATCCCCCGTATTTGCCATGTATCACAGATGTCAGATGATATTACATGTAATAGACAAGCACCTGATGGGATAAGAACTGAAAAGCCATTTTCAATCAAAGAAATCGTGGTGGTTGCTTTATTTCATTTGAGAAACTGACACAGACCCTCTTCATCACCACCATCCTTTCCAAttatcctccccctctctccttccatcactcctctcccttcctcctctccaccgCCTTCACCCTTCCCTCCAGGATGCTCATGCGGTCTTCCACTTGAACTGTTTTTTCTGATCCAGAGCCGGCCAGCCCCAGCAGGGCACACCCCAGCACCAGGCTTGCTAGCCGGACGGCTGTGGTGTCTGAACCAGCCTTGGCATCGCTGACGATCAGGCCAAAGAGCCACAGCGCCGTGCCCGCCTTCAGCATCCAGAACACCCTCCTCACCACACCCACGAGCAGGCGCAAGATGATGGACAGCACCCAGTAGCCAATCAGAGCCAGCAGAGCCCACTGACCAGCCGAGGCCACGCCCTCTGCGGTGAAGTGAGGGAACGGCAGGTGgactggagagaaagagggaaggggcAGGGTTAAGCGTGTTTGAATATTGCTGGGGATAATGCAATTATTTTGCCGTCACCATCTTTACTCTTGAAATTGTCAGTGCATATATTTTAAGGCGTGAGTGAATTTGAGAAGCAATCATTGAGACCGAATGGCATGTGCTGTTAGATCCTACTTCAGAGAATAAGTCACAGACACAAGAGGAAAAAGTCACACCTCCCAGTTcccatacagagagggagaagcagctCTTCTTAGACAAGACCAAAACATTTCCCCTGGCGCAACTATTAACTAACTAAAGATACTGGTCCGACGGCCTGAAAGTGAAAATGTTCTGGTTGCCAGTGGTGTGGTGGCAATACATTCTGATTTTAGCTCTTTAAATCCAGAAAAGATGGGATTCTATGCAGAAAGGATTCTCTCCCTCCAACTAAACATAAACTCTTGACACCCACCATCAACTCCTGTGACCCTGAGGATATCTGTGACGTAAAGAGCGAAGATATTCAGTCCGCTGGCAGCTCCCTCAGCCAGAAACCGGCTCAACATCTCAaagaactgagggagagagagagggagagtggagaatGTTTGACATTTGAGAATTATAACTGTtgctctggttgaaaaatattATATTCCCTTTCTAGAGTAGAGCAGACATTCCCTTTAAAATGACCAATGAAGTCACCACATTTCCCCCGACCTATAGCTTATGTACAGTAACATTCATTTCTTCCCATGATCCTCTAGTGAGTGTTAGTGCAGCACGACTGACAACTGATACCCTTAAATTAGAATGATAGCAACAGCTGTGGTCAATCAGTATAAATAGGTTAGTCACTGATTCAATCGTCTCTGACCAAGATCTTTTTGTGGGTTGCAGGTATGTTTAATACCACAGACATATCTACAAGTTGCCTTTGATCACACACAGGCCTTCAGTTAGTCAGTTAAACAAAGGCCAGTCAGTTACTATCCAAGTGCAGTCCTATGCACAAGTGTCTTTCCCAGCTGGCATTATAGGGGTGTTGTTGATGCcgttacacgtgtgtgtgtgtgtgtgtgtgattccgaAGCTGTCGTATCACGTCAAAAAAGACTTGACAGCTGGACCGACAACACTCCAGACTGTTTAGCTGAGGTCAAGGGTAGTCACAGTAGTAGGACACAGACAACTCTGCACCTGTTGCTACTACACAAGCAGCACTGTTCTGTGTGTCAAACAGAGGCAGTTGGTGGGAGGAGTGATACAAgggcgggctcattgtaatggctccATTGGAATAAATGGAACCAAGTCAAAGATGTGGTTTCcttatgtttgataccgttccattcattccagccattacaatgagcccgtcctgctatagctcctcccaccagcctcctctgggttAGAGCAGGACACAAACAaccatagctcctcccaccagcctcctctgggttAGAGCAGGACACAGACAACTTTCTATCTCTGACAGCTTGTAATGTGTCTGCATGCAACTTTTAAAAAGCCCCCCTGACAATCTAAAACATGGGAATGAATATGGCTATATACTGTTACAAACACATAAAACCATATATACAACTGCCATGATGTAGCCTCCAATTTGAGAGTGATGTTGTAATTTTCTATAGGACACGCTGTATGACGTGACTGACACGTGCCCTGCATTCAGGGCTATAAGGAGTTTTGTTTTGGGTCCATGTCAGAGCAGAGGTTATTCAGGTGGGGAACCTGGTGGTTTCTTACCATGGAATAGATGTTCTCTTGACCAAGCACTGACTAAATACAACAGCACACTCTGGGGTAGGGGTGCCGGGCACACAGTAGTGGCAGCAGGGGAGGGGGTGCATGGATATAGGCAGACATGAAATTAGGGCAGAGTAGAGTGGGGGTCAGAGGAGAGATTATCAGGTAGTGAGGCAAGGGTAGAGGGGGAGATGCAGGGAAGGGGGTCGGGGGTAGGAAAAAGGGGGTGGGATGGAGTGAAGGAAGTGATGCAGAATGCAGTCAAATTTGAGTACAATTTTAGTTGACAGAAAACCACAATTATGCAATGCTTTTGAAGGTAGCAAAGGTCACCCTTAGAAATAAGTTCTAATTGATAAATTATGTGTAGTTCATTGATGAACATGCTAGAATAACAGGAAACAGGATTGGGTGCTGATTAGATTTACTAAAATAACGACTATAAAGTAGGCCTACATTCAATATGGTTTATTTTCCAAACCTCACCTCAACAGTCGACTCGATCACATTGGTTCCCACCACGGATTCCACGTATCTATGGACATCTTCGCAGGTCCCCGTGACCAGGGACCGGAGACTGAATGATGCTGGGGCTGCTTGAGGGCTCTCTTTGGACGGCATGGCCTGCGCGACGCATCGCGCTGCCAAACCGAGCACCAAAACAAGTGTGGATGATAAAACCCGTACTGAGGATGAATCTGCACTGTTGTTGATCATTTTGGAAAATCCGATTTTTTGGATTCCTTCACGTTATAAATATAATGGACAATTACATAAAAACGTTTTCTATAGGATAAGCGGCGAAATCTATGGTCAACACAGATCGAGGTATGTGCAAATTTGCTTAAAAAAGGCGTAGTAAAAACCAGAGGTTTAAAAACGGCTTCGGTTGTCAGTCATTCAAACAAAACGGCCGAGATGTAGCCCATTACATCGGCGTGCTCTGCAGGGGTAATACAATCTGGAGACACGAGCCTTGCAAACTTGAGAAAACAGAATTAGCTGGGGCCCTATACTCTAAATTAGTGCTCGTGGGTTGTATAATCAAACATAAAATGTGTCACGTGCAAGTGATTAAATTACTTATCTCAGCGTTTTTAATTATAAACTTTGGCAACGTTACCCCAAACCAGAGCACCGTTCAAGGACATTTCATATTAACACAATGACTATATTTGGTATTGAACTGGTTAAGAATAGAACCGTAATTTTAAAAAAACGTATAATTTTCCAGCGGTGGACAGTATTTTGAACGCTAGTGATTATTTTACAACGTGTCGAGGTTTTTCAGGTTTGTGCGTTAAAAGGAAAGTTTTGGAAGGCACGATCATTGACGTGCTTAAAAAGCGCGCGTCCCCCTAAAGGTTTTTGGTTTCAGTATTCCACACGGATTGTATTATATGTTAATTTGTTCCTTGCATCAATTTCAACGCCACGGTGGATTGTCTTGCAAAAAAGCCGCTACAACTCGATGGGCGCCCCTTTCCGTCAAACGATGCTTGCTTCTGGTTTAGTACAATCTGACAGATCTCTCTTCAAACCGGTCTGGGGTGCTAAAGGGGGTGGGTTTGGATGGCGGCATAAACACATTTGGGATTTGCATACTGGGATTTGTGGTTAACGCAGGTTAAGGGTTAAAACATTAATATGATTCTGATGATATGATGAATTTGGTGATGACATTGAATGATATATTGTAGCTAATAAAAATGCACAAACTTTACTGATAAGTAACTAATTGCAAGACAAGCTTCTAGATTTGATGGCAGTTGAATAACTTTCAGAGCAGCTATATAACACATTGGTAGCATGTCTGTCTATGGCCTGATGAGGCAGCTTTCAAATACAAAAAGAGAAATACAAGGACAACATTGACTGGTAACACAGAGTACAGGTGGAGCAAGGGTCCCTGTTGGTCCAGGGACTCTCACAATTGATTTCTAACCATCTAAGCAAATGGGTCCTCTGTTTTTcctttcccacacacacaccagtctaaaTTCAGAGCCCAAGGAAGGTCATCTGGTGTCTAGTTCCCAGTGCACAGCCAGCAAATATAACCATGAACTCTATAAGACAATGTAATGTACACCAATCCAGAAACAACCCTTAGCCCCCACCACTATTGTGGAGATCCGAGAGTACTGAATAGGTGTCAGCAACTCCACATAGCCTATCAGAGAGCAAGGTGGATAGATTCCCATAATGATTACATGTCCATCAAACCTCTCAGATTTCTAGTCTCATTCCACGTCACTCGTtagagtggtgataacagttttgTTTGGCTGGAGAGAAAGCCCGGTGTGTGGATACCGCTGACCTCCCGGCACCACTATCCTacgctcccttcctcctcttcatccccctcttcctccacccTCTCTAGCCGATGTAGATCCGGTGGAAGTCGTTGGCGCCGAAGGCGGCGTTGCACTTGGGGCACTTCCTCTGGCGCGTGTCGTAGCGCGTCTTTACACACTCGAAGCAGAAGACGTGGAAACACTTGGTCAGGACAGCGTCCTTTACCCGGGAGTTACAGCACGGGCACGTCAGACGCgcctgggggggggggagaaattgagggagagagagagagatggggagtacGATTGATAAAACAGGTGAATTATAGTTGCATTATtacatattataaactgggtggttcgagccctgaatgttgattggctgacagccgtggtatatcagtccgtataccacgggtatgacaaaacatttatttctactgctctaattacgttgctaaccagtttataatagcaataaggcacctcggggggtttgttgtatatggccaatataccacggctaagagctatatccaggcactccgcgttgcgtcgtggtatattggccatacaccacacaccctcgtcccttattgcttaattaaacaTACAGTACACCTGGTATAAAAAGCGTGTTCATCCAGATTACCTTGTAATCGTTGATTTCCTCGTTGAGGATGTCGTCTCCGTTGCGGACAGTCTCGGCTGGTTTCTTGGCCTTCTCGATCTTCCTCCGCAGTTTGGAGATGTCCTCCTGAAACACAACAAGGATAGGAAGagcagggttagttagggtgctGCAATCTTTAAATAAACCAAAGTTCAATTCGGTTCAAGTGAATTTGAATCGTGTGTGTGGTTACATGAGCACGTGGGCAGTTACCTAAACatggcgagtgtgtgtgtgtggcctgaccTGTGCGCGGCGCGCGTTGAAGGACTCCTTCTCTCTGGAGATGCTGTTTTCTATGACCTCCTCCCTTACAGTTCCCAGTCTCTGCTGCACCTGGTCCAGCTGACTACGCACCTCCTCCGACAGTACCGATGACTCCTGGGtctagaggaggggtggagtgaGGAGACGGGGGGTAGAAAGCAGATATGTTGTCTGTTGGCATTTTTCAAGGAAGTAGGTATTCTCTGTGTGTATTCACCTGTGCAGTTACCTAAGCCTAGTAAGAGTGTGTGTTTTAGCTACCTTGCGTTTGTTCATGTCCAGAGCCTGTGTCCTCAgagccagctctctctctgctgtactgATGGTGCCCTGGAGGAGGCGCTCTTTCTCCTCCAGCTTCCTCACCACCTGCAACTGGGCATCCACCTGAGAGAGAGATTTGCTACTGTCAAGTTACTGTCTTTCCCAAACTTTATCTCTCACAATGAGCTGGTGACATTCTGACGCTCAAATCATTTTACTGCACCGTTTCAATCACTTCCTCTCACCTGTGTTTTGAGCGTGAGCAGCTGGTCGGCgagttcctccttctcctccttgagCAGCTTGTGGATCTGGTTGGACTTGATGCGTTCCGACATCAGCTTGAAGTTGgcgtcatccttctccctcaactGCTGCATCAGCCGGATGTTCTGCTCCTGCATGTCCTCAAAAGCCTGGCCTGTCACATCCATCTCACTCAGCAACGCATCCTCCTCCTGGtgggaagggggagagacaggggggaggggggtgaggagggaAAGAAGGGGGGGAGGATGGGAAGGAAagaaggggggagtggaggggagagatacggggaggggagagagacgggggagtggaggggagagacgggggagtggaggggaaggAAAGAAGGGGGGGAGGATGGGAAGGAAAGaagggggggagtggaggggagagatacggggaggggagagagacgggggagtggaggggagagacgggggagtggaggggaaggAAAGAAGGGGGGAGGATGGGAAGGAAAGA
This genomic window contains:
- the LOC106611889 gene encoding uncharacterized protein — encoded protein: MINNSADSSSVRVLSSTLVLVLGLAARCVAQAMPSKESPQAAPASFSLRSLVTGTCEDVHRYVESVVGTNVIESTVEFFEMLSRFLAEGAASGLNIFALYVTDILRVTGVDVHLPFPHFTAEGVASAGQWALLALIGYWVLSIILRLLVGVVRRVFWMLKAGTALWLFGLIVSDAKAGSDTTAVRLASLVLGCALLGLAGSGSEKTVQVEDRMSILEGRVKAVERRKGEE